A DNA window from Daucus carota subsp. sativus chromosome 3, DH1 v3.0, whole genome shotgun sequence contains the following coding sequences:
- the LOC108212336 gene encoding putative late blight resistance protein homolog R1B-16 has product MDILFRSMIQEVNSLLRYPYWLPKERSQITYYSQQLRSLVKEFHRYQITDQGHISELLIDPTLHILVTRILEYKNVTRLEFFKFEDPPNLAHVGDRLAFEVTHIYEASKQDSTKREKENSDSKHFSTRFLSNSDHNRGSTKACKSKMDVLFDRLFEQVNKLLRYDDWLPFERCQISFYSEKLKYFSEAFATFTITDENFRFQLTESVELSTAIRSILFSKYVTSSDPPDLTRVGDQLALEVAGIYKASNRIVRKTEEWDPPDFSSHFYFEKKYIQEVEAFVGFQAEASDLLQQLVSITKKQLQVICIVGMAGLGKTTLAERLYNDPYVVSYFYARAWITCSQVYNKRDLLLTLVSSVVEITDDVSMMDDNMLAHALYRALKGRRYLIVIDDIWSKEAWDDFQISFPNDINGSKILLTTRIKDVAVHAQPKGNPHCLRFLTEEESFDLFKKKAFIMGYYSGQMYSIGKSIARKCRELPLAIVVIAGLLKTNLQMSWWAQVDEAVSSYILTDENQYIDTLALSYHHLPQHLRPCFLSFGAFPEDHDIPVCKLTWLWIAEGFIQQDGTEKSLEDVAEDYLMNLIGRSLVVVGKKRSNGAIKMCRIHDLLRDLGLKKAEEENFSPDIYWYNKHTYSCPHSLDDSSTKPQLFLSTNVLNIPSNPCCSCWEVSNSSVKDVLVIWDTSKLIRVLDISSIELLAFPCELLQLVQLRYLELRFRSGNPPESVSNLRELQTLVMSSRTNMIVPKNIWKITTLRHLCIKTGENHVSISDVEEEAILMENLYTMSLVSPTRPCQDILARTRNLKKLGLCGPLTTKSGEMKFPDICHLKHLKTLKLLNTTALCKAGRLSDSIIFPETLKSLTVSNTYLDWKEAWIFEMIPNLEVLKLKFHAFVGRDWETSTEAFPRLKLLKLDELNILTWTASRNHFPELQRLQICRCPYLMEIPEDFGNIWTLEWIELSGCSEAATSSARNIQREQESYGNDWLKFLLNPALAPS; this is encoded by the coding sequence ATGGATATTTTGTTTCGTAGTATGATACAGGAAGTCAATAGCCTTCTTCGGTATCCATATTGGCTTCCTAAAGAAAGATCTCAGATTACTTATTATTCACAGCAGCTCAGGTCCTTGGTTAAAGAATTCCATAGATATCAAATCACAGATCAGGGTCATATATCTGAGTTATTAATCGATCCAACACTACACATTCTTGTTACCAGGATACTTGAGTATAAGAATGTGACAAGGCTTGAGTTTTTCAAATTTGAGGATCCTCCTAATCTCGCCCATGTTGGGGATCGACTAGCATTTGAAGTGACTCATATTTATGAAGCCTCCAAGCAAGATTCcacaaaaagagaaaaagagaatTCTGATTCCAAACACTTCTCTACCCGGTTTCTCTCTAACTCTGATCATAACAGAGGGAGCACTAAGGCATGTAAATCAAAAATGGATGTTCTGTTTGATCGATTGTTTGAACAGGTGAATAAGCTTCTTAGATATGATGATTGGCTTCCTTTTGAAAGATGTcagatttctttttattctgaAAAGCTCAAGTACTTCTCTGAAGCATTTGCAACCTTTACAATTACAGATGAGAACTTTAGATTTCAGTTAACTGAAAGTGTAGAATTAAGTACTGCTATTAGAAGCATACTTTTTTCTAAGTATGTGACAAGCTCTGATCCTCCTGATCTGACCCGTGTTGGAGACCAACTAGCACTGGAAGTGGCTGGGATTTATAAAGCCTCCAACCGAATTGTTAGGAAGACGGAAGAATGGGATCCCCCAGACTTCAGTTCCCACTTTTACTTCGAAAAGAAGTATATTCAAGAGGTCGAAGCTTTTGTTGGATTCCAAGCTGAGGCAAGTGATTTACTCCAGCAACTTGTCTCTATTACTAAGAAGCAGCTTCAAGTTATCTGCATTGTAGGGATGGCAGGACTTGGTAAGACTACTTTAGCTGAAAGACTATATAATGATCCTTATGTTGTTTCATACTTCTATGCTCGTGCATGGATCACTTGTTCTCAAGTATATAATAAGAGGGATTTGTTGCTTACACTTGTAAGCTCAGTTGTTGAGATTACTGATGATGTTTCTATGATGGATGACAACATGTTAGCCCATGCCTTGTACCGTGCTTTAAAGGGTCGGAGATACCTTATTGTGATTGATGATATATGGAGTAAAGAGGCATGGGATGATTTTCAGATATCTTTTCCTAATGACATCAACGGGAGTAAGATTTTGCTGACCACCCGGATCAAAGATGTTGCTGTGCATGCACAACCTAAAGGGAATCCACATTGTTTGCGTTTTCTAACGGAAGAGGaaagttttgatttgtttaaaaAGAAAGCCTTCATAATGGGATATTACTCTGGACAAATGTATTCGATTGGAAAGAGTATTGCAAGAAAGTGTCGCGAATTGCCTCTTGCAATTGTTGTAATTGCGGGACTTCTGAAAACCAATCTGCAAATGAGTTGGTGGGCGCAGGTTGATGAAGCTGTAAGTTCATACATCttaactgatgaaaatcaataCATAGATACACTAGCATTGAGTTATCACCACCTCCCTCAACACTTGAGACCTTGTTTTCTCTCTTTTGGAGCATTCCCAGAAGATCACGACATCCCAGTATGTAAGTTGACTTGGTTATGGATTGCAGAGGGTTTCATACAGCAGGATGGAACAGAAAAGAGCTTGGAGGACGTAGCAGAGGATTACTTGATGAATCTCATAGGAAGAAGCTTGGTGGTTGTTGGAAAAAAAAGGTCTAATGGAGCAATTAAAATGTGCCGTATTCATGACCTCTTGCGTGACTTGGGCCTAAAAAAAGCTGAGGAAGAAAATTTTTCACCAGATATATACTGGTACAATAAACATACCTATTCATGTCCTCATTCTCTAGACGACTCTTCTACGAAACCCCAACTTTTTCTCAGCACTAATGTCCTTAATATTCCATCAAACCCTTGTTGCTCTTGTTGGGAAGTCTCCAACTCATCTGTTAAGGATGTATTAGTTATATGGGATACCTCCAAACTTATCAGGGTTTTGGATATATCATCCATAGAATTGTTGGCATTTCCATGTGAATTATTGCAACTAGTACAGTTGAGGTACTTGGAACTTCGGTTTAGGTCAGGTAACCCTCCTGAATCTGTGTCCAACCTTAGGGAACTCCAAACACTTGTCATGTCATCAAGGACAAATATGATTGTTCCAAAGAATATTTGGAAAATAACAACGTTGAGGCATCTTTGCATCAAAACAGGGGAAAATCATGTGAGTATCTCTGATGTGGAAGAGGAAGCTATATTAATGGAAAACTTATACACCATGTCACTAGTAAGCCCAACTAGGCCATGTCAAGATATATTGGCCAGGACTCGTAATCTGAAGAAGCTGGGTCTTTGTGGACCATTGACAACTAAGAGTGGTGAGATGAAATTTCCTGATATATGTCATTTAAAGCACCTCAAAACATTGAAGTTGCTAAACACAACTGCTTTGTGCAAAGCAGGAAGATTAAGTGATTCAATTATATTCCCTGAAACTCTTAAAAGTCTTACTGTGTCAAATACTTATTTGGATTGGAAGGAAGCTTGGATCTTTGAAATGATACCTAACCTTGAAGTTCTCAAGTTAAAATTTCATGCCTTTGTTGGTAGAGACTGGGAAACAAGTACGGAAGCATTTCCTCGTCTCAAACTTCTGAAACTTGATGAATTGAATATTCTGACTTGGACAGCTTCTCGTAATCACTTTCCAGAGCTTCAGCGCTTGCAGATTTGTCGATGTCCTTACCTAATGGAGATTCCAGAAGACTTTGGTAACATATGGACGCTTGAGTGGATTGAGTTAAGTGGCTGCAGTGAAGCTGCAACCAGTTCTGCAAGAAATATTCAGAGAGAGCAAGAGAGCTATGGCAATGATTGGCTCAAGTTCCTTCTAAACCCCGCGCTAGCTCCTAGCTAA
- the LOC135151400 gene encoding putative late blight resistance protein homolog R1B-16, whose product MEVNKLLQQLVSNTKKQLEVISIVGMAGLGKTTLAKRLYNDPYVVSYFYVQAWATCSQVYHKRDLLLSILRSVTKIADYVCKKNENMLAHDLYCALKGRRYLIVIDDLWSNKAWDDLKRCFPDDNNGSKIMLTTRLKDVALHAQSKGSPLSLRFLTEEESLDLFKQKACITGPFFEYLNLTGKSITRKCRGLPLAVVVIAGILKNNLEMDWWAQVEKSISSYIVSHENQYMNTLALSYNYLPQHLRPCLLTFGAFPEDHEIPVHKLIWIWIGEGFIHQNGTKKILEDIAEDYLTDLMWRSLVVVGKKGSNGAIKTCRIHDLLRDLCLKKAEEDHFPPNIYRYNKHCYSCPHSSTNLSSDCTCLSSKVSQSFSKDLSMICDTSKHIRSLDISSIELFVFPSEVLQLVHLRYLELRFRSGNPPESISCLRELQTLIMSSRMNMVVPNNMWKIINLRHLCIKSGENLVKSSDVEEEPSLLENLQTMSLVSPTRPFQHILARTPNLKKLGLCGQLTTNSGDLQFPDLGLLMHLKALKLLNTIPLCKAGRLSDSIIFPKSLTSLSLSNTYLDWSEAWAFEMIPNLEVLKLKFHAFVGKDWETSLGAFPRLKFLKLDELDIVTWTASRDHFPVLQCLQVHRCSNLLMIPEDFGNICTLEWIEFSECSDDAANSATYMQKEQEKNGNDFLKILHNPGETSSYTNTEYSSLLIRRSCKVLALCLYSMLSPFELDNTENMGEENNNHNNYDNGNNNEEENVFDLLAQTPSGLVISY is encoded by the exons ATGGAGGTTAATAAATTACTCCAACAACTTGTGTCTAACACAAAGAAACAACTTGAAGTGATCTCCATTGTAGGAATGGCTGGACTTGGTAAGACTACTTTAGCTAAAAGACTTTACAATGATCCTTATGTAGTATCTTACTTTTATGTTCAAGCATGGGCCACTTGTTCTCAAGTTTATCATAAGAGGGATCTTTTGCTTTCCATTTTAAGGTCAGTGACTAAAATCGCGGATTATGTTTGCAAAAAGAATGAAAATATGTTAGCCCATGACTTGTATTGTGCATTAAAAGGTCGGAGATACCTTATTGtaattgatgatttatggaGCAATAAGGCATGGGATGATCTTAAGAGATGTTTCCCGGATGACAACAATGGGAGTAAAATTATGCTGACCACCCGGCTCAAGGACGTTGCTTTGCATGCACAATCTAAAGGGAGTCCACTTTCTTTGCGTTTTCTAACAGAAGAAGAAAGTCTTGATTTATTCAAGCAGAAAGCCTGCATAACCGGACCATTTTTTGAGTATTTGAATTTGACTGGAAAAAGTATTACAAGAAAATGTCGTGGTTTGCCTCTTGCAGTTGTTGTAATAGCTGGAATACTTAAAAACAATTTGGAGATGGACTGGTGGGCACAGGTAGAGAAAAGCATAAGTTCATACATTGTATCGCATGAAAATCAGTACATGAATACACTAGCATTAAGTTATAACTACCTTCCTCAACATTTGAGACCTTGTCTTCTCACATTTGGAGCATTCCCAGAAGATCATGAAATCCCAGTACACAAGTTAATTTGGATATGGATTGGAGAGGGATTCATACATCAGAATGGCACAAAAAAGATCTTAGAGGATATTGCAGAGGATTACTTGACAGATCTTATGTGGAGAAGTCTAGTTGTTGTAGGGAAGAAAGGGTCTAACGGAGCAATCAAAACATGTCGTATTCATGACCTGTTGCGTGATTTGTGCTTAAAAAAAGCAGAGGAAGATCATTTTCCGCCAAATATTTACAGGTACAACAAACATTGTTATTCATGTCCTCATTCTTCAACAAATCTTTCATCAGACTGTACTTGCTTATCTTCTAAAGTTTCCCAATCATTTTCCAAGGACCTATCAATGATATGTGATACCTCCAAACATATCCGATCTTTGGATATATCATCCATCGAATTATTTGTATTCCCAAGCGAAGTATTGCAACTAGTACACTTGAGGTACCTGGAACTTCGGTTTAGGTCTGGTAATCCTCCGGAATCTATATCTTGCCTTAGAGAACTCCAGACACTTATCATGTCATCCAGGATGAATATGGTTGTTCCAAATAATATGTGGAAGATAATAAACTTGAGGCATCTTTGCATTAAGTCAGGAGAAAACCTTGTGAAATCCTCTGATGTTGAAGAAGAACCCAGCTTATTGGAAAACTTGCAGACCATGTCACTAGTGAGTCCTACTAGGCCATTTCAACACATCTTAGCCAGGACTCCAAATTTAAAGAAGCTAGGTCTTTGTGGACAATTGACAACAAATAGTGGGGATTTACAATTTCCTGATCTTGGCCTTCTAATGCACCTCAAAGCATTAAAGTTGCTAAACACAATTCCTTTGTGCAAAGCCGGAAGACTGAGCGACTCAATCATATTCCCCAAAAGTCTTACAAGTCTTTCCCTCTCAAATACTTATCTGGATTGGAGTGAAGCTTGGGCCTTTGAAATGATACCTAACCTTGAAGTCCTCAAGTTGAAATTTCATGCCTTTGTCGGTAAAGACTGGGAAACAAGTTTGGGAGCATTCCCTCGTCTTAAATTTCTGAAACTTGATGAACTGGATATCGTGACTTGGACAGCTTCACGTGATCACTTTCCAGTTCTTCAGTGCTTACAGGTGCACCGATGCTCTAATCTGCTTATGATTCCAGAAGACTTTGGTAATATATGCACACTTGAGTGGATTGAGTTTAGTGAGTGTAGTGATGATGCAGCAAATTCTGCAACTTACATGCAGAAGGAGCAAGAGAAAAATGGTAACGATTTTCTTAAGATCCTTCACAACCCTGGAGAAACTTCCAGCTACACAAACACAGAATACAGCAG TTTGTTGATCAGGCGATCTTGTAAAGTTCTAGCACTATGTCTGTACTCTATGTTATCCCCTTTTGAACTTGACAATACAG aaaatatgggAGAAGAGAACAACAATCACAACAACTATGACAACGGGAACAACAACGAAGAAGAGAATGTATTTGATTTACTAGCTCAGACTCCATCCGGACTTGTGATCAGCTACTGA
- the LOC108212337 gene encoding putative late blight resistance protein homolog R1A-10, with protein MSNDTTLNLLVSDLLSYVRTSVDVADYSDLSLLVVGDRLASEVAQIYKASMQDYDFRDITSKFYFDRKKFEEEPEYAESSSDLPDSEFKREVFVGYQAEASSLLQQLVSITKKRLQVISIVGMAGLGKTTLARRLYNDPYVVSYFYVRAWVTCSQIYHKRNLLLGILRSVAEVTDDVYQMDDNMLAHHLYRALMGRRYLIVIDDIWSREAWDDFKNCFPDDKNGSRIMLTTRLKVIASHAQSDGDPLCLRFLTEDESFELFRRKTFIRGAYFSDLSSIGHGITKKCHGLPLAIVVIAGLLKDNLDRDWWIHVAKSVRSYIVTDENQYIETLALSYNHLPQHLRPCFLSFGAFPEDYGISVRKLIYLWIAEGFIHLDGTQKTLEDVAEDHLTDLISRSLVVVGKKGSNGAMKTCYIHDLLRELCVRKAKEENFSLNISNYNKHSYPCSHSSNDPCRESQLLLSPNVPGIPSICLCYSTELSVKFFDGVSIVWETSKVIRALDLSSLKFSVFPIALVQLVHLRYLELRFRTGNLPESICRLQELQTLIMTSRMNMVVPKYIWKMINLRHLCIKTGENPIDFSNVEEEPSFLENLQSLSLVSPASPCQHILAKTKNLRKLGLCGTLTTRSGEFKCPDLGLLMHLETLKLLNTTPFCKAGRLSNSIAFPGSLKKLTVSNTYLDWKEAWVFEVMPNLEVLKLKSHAFFGDCWEPSPEAFPCLKFLKLEELDIVTWTASRNHFPVLEHLQVIGCLLLMEIPEDFGNICTLEWIEVSGCSNAVTSSVREIQKEQKSYGNDLLHIRIR; from the coding sequence ATGTCAAATGATACAACACTTAATCTTCTTGTTAGTGATCTACTTTCATATGTCAGAACAAGCGTCGATGTTGCAGATTACTCAGATCTTAGTCTCTTAGTTGTTGGAGACCGACTGGCCTCTGAAGTGGCTCAAATTTATAAAGCCTCCATGCAAGACTATGATTTCCGGGACATCACTTCTAAGTTTTACTTCGACAGAAAGAAATTTGAAGAAGAACCCGAGTACGCTGAATCTTCCAGTGATCTTCCGGACTCAGAATTCAAGAGGGAAGTTTTTGTTGGATACCAAGCAGAGGCAAGTAGTTTGCTCCAACAACTTGTGTCTATCACTAAGAAGAGGCTTCAAGTAATCTCTATTGTAGGAATGGCCGGACTTGGTAAGACTACTTTAGCTCGAAGACTTTATAATGATCCTTATGTCGTTTCTTACTTTTATGTTCGAGCATGGGTCACTTGTTCTCAGATCTATCATAAGAGGAATTTATTGCTTGGCATTTTAAGGTCAGTTGCTGAGGTTACTGATGatgtttatcagatggatgatAATATGTTAGCCCATCACTTATATCGAGCTTTGATGGGCCGGAGATATCTTATTGTAATTGATGATATATGGAGCAGGGAGGCTTGGGatgatttcaaaaattgttttccaGATGACAAGAACGGGAGTAGAATTATGCTCACCACTCGGCTCAAAGTAATTGCTTCGCATGCACAATCTGATGGGGATCCACTTTGTTTGCGTTTCCTAACAGAAGATGAAAGTTTTGAATTGTTTAGAAGGAAAACTTTCATTAGGGGAGCTTACTTCAGTGATTTGAGTTCGATTGGACATGGTATTACAAAAAAATGTCATGGTTTGCCTCTGGCAATTGTTGTCATTGCTGGACTACTCAAAGATAATTTGGACAGGGACTGGTGGATCCATGTTGCGAAAAGTGTTAGATCTTACATTgtaactgatgaaaatcaataCATCGAAACACTAGCATTGAGTTATAACCACCTGCCCCAACACTTAAGACCTTGTTTCCTCTCTTTCGGGGCATTCCCAGAAGATTATGGAATCTCAGTACGTAAGTTGATTTATTTATGGATTGCGGAGGGATTCATACATCTGGATGGCACACAAAAGACCTTGGAGGATGTTGCAGAGGATCACTTGACAGATCTTATAAGCAGAAGTCTGGTTGTTGTAGGTAAGAAAGGGTCAAATGGTGCAATGAAAACATGTTATATTCATGACCTCTTGCGTGAGTTGTGTGTAAGAAAAGCCAAGGAGGAGAATTTTTCCTTAAATATCTCCAACTACAATAAACATTCTTATCCATGTTCTCATTCTTCGAACGATCCCTGTAGAGAATCACAACTTCTGCTCAGCCCAAATGTCCCTGGGATTCCATCAATATGTCTTTGCTATTCTACTGAATTATCTGTGAAATTTTTTGATGGTGTATCAATTGTATGGGAAACCTCCAAAGTCATCAGGGCCTTGGATTTATCATCCTTAAAATTTTCTGTATTTCCCATTGCATTAGTTCAACTAGTACACTTGAGGTACTTGGAACTTCGCTTTAGAACTGGTAACCTTCCTGAATCTATATGCCGCCTCCAAGAACTTCAAACACTCATCATGACATCACGGATGAATATGGTCGTTCCAAAGTATATTTGGAAAATGATAAACTTGAGGCATCTTTGTATCAAAACAGGGGAAAATCCAATAGATTTCTCCAATGTCGAAGAAGAACCTAGTTTCCTGGAAAACCTGCAGAGCTTGTCACTAGTTAGCCCTGCTAGCCCATGTCAACATATCTTAGCCAAAACTAAAAATTTGCGGAAACTAGGCCTTTGTGGAACATTGACAACAAGAAGTGGAGAGTTCAAGTGTCCTGATCTAGGCCTTTTGATGCACCTAGAAACATTAAAGTTGTTAAACACAACTCCTTTCTGCAAAGCCGGAAGACTTAGCAATTCAATTGCCTTCCCTGGAAGTCTTAAAAAACTTACAGTGTCAAATACTTATTTGGACTGGAAAGAAGCTTGGGTCTTCGAAGTGATGCCTAACCTTGAAGTTCTCAAGTTGAAATCTCATGCCTTTTTCGGTGATTGCTGGGAACCAAGCCCTGAAGCATTTCCTTGTCtcaaatttctaaaacttgAGGAATTAGATATTGTGACTTGGACAGCTTCTCGGAATCACTTTCCTGTGCTTGAGCACTTACAGGTGATTGGATGCCTACTTCTGATGGAGATCCCCGAAGACTTTGGTAATATATGCACGCTTGAGTGGATTGAAGTAAGCGGGTGTAGTAATGCTGTAACAAGCTCTGTAAGAGAAATCCAAAAAGAGCAAAAAAGCTATGGAAACGATTTGCTTCATATCCGGATCAGATGA